A portion of the Bombina bombina isolate aBomBom1 chromosome 11, aBomBom1.pri, whole genome shotgun sequence genome contains these proteins:
- the LOC128641746 gene encoding E3 ubiquitin/ISG15 ligase TRIM25-like, whose amino-acid sequence MSFPKGHNFSCFICKNLYTDPVKLSCGHIFCWSCIDQLLDVQQKSKVYFCPQCGKNFQRRPILYRGNELSALIQDFRTLQIKGVCENPNNKPKPMKSAVQWVVDDVTESKNSELASSGLTTSQNCFVHKEVCYYFSAEDTFICVACYMTGQFRDRETPVNIKPGKKDSLLPNILIELATKTASVQFDERTASNNIFLLDDMKTVMFSDVPQERPFLPMRFASSQILSINRLYSGQYFWEVETSRAGDWSVGLAYPSVPRAGEESYIGNNAKSWSLGWDNEYLCVSHNAENEILSIDSPVRKIGMYLNYEAGQITFFQMTDPVRHLHTFTGTFTEPLHVAFYICEQGWARISN is encoded by the coding sequence ATGTCTTTTCCTAAAGGACACAACTTTAGCTGCTTTATCTGCAAGAACCTGTACACTGATCCAGTAAAGCTGAGCTGTGGTCATATCTTCTGCTGGTCTTGCATTGACCAGTTGCTTGATGTCCAGCAGAAGTCTAAGGTTTATTTCTGTCCCCAGTGTGGAAAAAACTTCCAGAGGAGACCTATTCTATACAGAGGCAATGAGCTCAGTGCACTGATACAAGACTTTAGAACTCTGCAGATTAAAGGGGTTTGTGAAAACCCTAATAACAAACCAAAACCCATGAAAAGTGCTGTCCAATGGGTTGTGGATGATGTGACTGAGAGCAAAAATAGTGAGCTAGCATCTTCTGGACTCACCACTTCACAGAATTGTTTTGTGCATAAGGAGGTTTGTTATTACTTCTCTGCAGAGGACACCTTTATTTGCGTTGCCTGCTATATGACTGGACAGTTTAGAGACCGAGAGACACCTGTTAATATCAAACCTGGAAAGAAGGATTCATTGCTGCCAAATATACTTATAGAATTGGCCACAAAAACCGCTTCAGTGCAGTTTGATGAACGTACGGCTTCCAATAATATCTTTCTGTTAGATGACATGAAAACTGTTATGTTCTCTGATGTTCCTCAAGAAAGACCTTTTTTACCAATGAGATTTGCTTCATCACAGATACTCAGCATCAATAGACTTTACTCCGGACAGTACTTTTGGGAAGTGGAGACCAGTAGAGCTGGTGATTGGAGTGTAGGCTTGGCTTACCCAAGTGTGCCAAGGGCTGGTGAAGAGTCTTATATTGGGAATAACGCAAAATCCTGGTCTTTGGGGTGGGATAATGAATACTTGTGTGTATCACACAATGCAGAAAATGAGATTTTGAGCATAGACTCCCCAGTGCGCAAAATTGGAATGTACCTGAACTATGAAGCAGGGCAGATCACATTTTTCCAGATGACGGACCCAGTCAGACACCTACACACCTTCACTGGAACATTTACTGAACCTCTCCATGTTGCCTTTTACATTTGTGAACAAGGATGGGCCAGAATTAGCAACTAA